In one Candidatus Binatia bacterium genomic region, the following are encoded:
- a CDS encoding response regulator transcription factor — translation MSRETIVVVEDEDDIAELIRYNLEAEKFQVQVASTGEKGLEAARRSQPDLLLLDLMLPGMNGLEVCRALKSDRTTAQIPIIMVTARGEETDVVAGLELGAADYVTKPFGIKVLLARVHAVLRRRTTSLPAEEEPLRVHEIEIHPGRHEVRADGNEVALTNTEFRILHFLARRPGWVFTRYQIVDGIRGENYPVTERAVDVQIVALRRKLGGFGGLIETVRGVGYRFRE, via the coding sequence ATGTCAAGAGAGACGATTGTTGTCGTCGAAGATGAAGACGACATCGCAGAGTTGATCCGTTACAACCTCGAAGCCGAGAAGTTCCAAGTCCAGGTAGCCTCTACCGGAGAGAAAGGCCTCGAAGCGGCCAGGCGCAGCCAGCCGGACCTTCTCCTTCTCGATCTCATGCTGCCGGGCATGAATGGACTCGAAGTCTGTCGCGCCCTCAAGTCCGACCGCACCACTGCCCAGATTCCGATCATCATGGTCACCGCCCGGGGGGAGGAGACCGACGTCGTCGCCGGCCTCGAGCTGGGGGCGGCCGACTACGTGACCAAGCCTTTCGGCATCAAGGTGCTGCTTGCGCGGGTGCACGCGGTGCTGCGGCGCCGCACCACCAGCCTTCCGGCCGAAGAAGAGCCGCTGCGAGTCCACGAGATCGAGATCCACCCCGGTCGCCACGAAGTGCGCGCCGACGGCAACGAGGTCGCGCTCACCAATACGGAGTTCCGCATCCTGCACTTCCTGGCGAGGCGGCCGGGCTGGGTGTTCACGCGCTACCAGATCGTCGACGGGATCCGCGGCGAGAACTACCCGGTCACCGAGCGCGCCGTCGACGTCCAGATCGTCGCGCTGCGGCGCAAGCTCGGCGGCTTCGGCGGCCTGATCGAAACAGTCCGCGGAGTCGGATATCGATTCAGGGAATGA
- a CDS encoding TlpA disulfide reductase family protein, whose protein sequence is MSFTLIDENRRCEVDAVVEGGHVTLAAPDLERATGWALKSEGLCQGGICVPVAPSSGLVRDGRVDLAAFASLLGRPLAMDVDARAAALGDSAHDRSTAMRTGMAPDFTLPDLSGRMHSLGDWRGRKALLIAWASWUGCREELSVWQQLQEELGNEKFTVITVALDRSPEDARPYIERAAPTHPSLIDSEHVVAHRYGIINISTVIWIDEAGRIVRPAAIEYGSNLFKDFHGKDAGPHLDAVRRWVRSGELPMPPAEVAAAQVVPTEDEQLARAEFALAWHLFQRGDLELAEKHFVRAGELSPLDWTIRRGSMPIRGLDPMGPDFFELYREWMQAGSPDYASLARMRS, encoded by the coding sequence ATGAGCTTCACGCTGATCGATGAAAACCGGCGCTGCGAAGTCGACGCCGTGGTCGAAGGCGGCCACGTGACGCTCGCCGCGCCCGACCTCGAGCGCGCAACGGGCTGGGCGCTCAAGAGCGAAGGACTTTGCCAGGGCGGCATCTGTGTTCCGGTCGCGCCTTCTTCCGGCCTCGTACGCGACGGACGCGTCGACCTCGCGGCGTTCGCATCGCTTCTCGGCAGGCCGCTCGCGATGGACGTCGACGCGCGCGCTGCTGCGCTCGGCGACTCCGCGCACGACCGAAGCACCGCGATGCGCACCGGCATGGCTCCCGATTTCACGCTGCCGGATCTGAGCGGCCGCATGCACAGCCTGGGCGACTGGCGGGGGCGCAAAGCCCTGCTCATCGCCTGGGCGTCCTGGTGAGGGTGCCGCGAAGAGCTGTCGGTCTGGCAGCAACTGCAGGAAGAGCTCGGTAACGAAAAGTTCACGGTGATCACGGTCGCGCTCGACCGTTCGCCCGAAGACGCACGCCCTTACATCGAAAGGGCCGCGCCGACGCACCCGTCGCTCATCGACAGCGAGCACGTCGTCGCGCACCGCTACGGCATCATCAACATTTCGACGGTCATCTGGATCGACGAGGCAGGACGCATCGTGCGTCCTGCGGCGATCGAGTACGGCAGCAACCTGTTCAAGGATTTCCACGGCAAGGATGCGGGGCCTCACCTCGATGCCGTGCGCCGCTGGGTACGCAGCGGAGAGCTGCCGATGCCGCCCGCCGAGGTCGCTGCCGCGCAGGTGGTTCCCACCGAAGACGAGCAGCTCGCTCGCGCCGAGTTCGCGCTCGCGTGGCACCTGTTCCAGCGAGGCGACCTGGAACTCGCCGAAAAGCACTTCGTGCGCGCAGGCGAGTTGTCACCGCTCGACTGGACGATCCGTCGCGGCTCGATGCCGATCCGGGGCCTGGACCCGATGGGACCGGACTTCTTCGAGCTCTACCGCGAGTGGATGCAGGCCGGCAGCCCCGACTATGCGTCGCTGGCCCGCATGCGCTCCTGA
- a CDS encoding inositol-3-phosphate synthase, whose product MGSIKIAVVGVGNCASSLLQGIHYYDGRGPADRAGLMHHDIGGYRAGDIRVVAAFDIDRRKVGCDVSEAIFAAPNCTVRFCPEVAPCGVHVRMGRILDGLPAHMAEWPDARRFVASDEPEPELSDVVKELKRSGAEILVNYLPVGSEEATRFYASAALEAGCALVNNMPVFIASDPAWAQKFEDAGLPLIGDDIKAQLGATITHRALVDLFARRGVSIDRTYQLNTGGNTDFLNMLDRRRLESKKISKTEAVQSVAADRLADDCIHIGPSDYVPWQNDNKVCFLRIEGRLFGDVPMNIELRLSVEDSPNSAGVAIDAIRCCRLALDRGWSGVLEGPSAFFCKHPPRQHPDDEAFRLTEAFIAGTAGEQDAAEPSPSPRLRAAKL is encoded by the coding sequence ATGGGCTCGATCAAGATCGCGGTAGTCGGAGTCGGCAACTGCGCCAGCTCCCTGTTGCAGGGAATCCACTACTACGACGGGCGGGGCCCCGCCGACCGCGCAGGTTTGATGCACCACGACATCGGCGGCTATCGGGCCGGCGACATCCGGGTCGTTGCCGCCTTCGACATCGATCGCCGCAAGGTGGGATGCGACGTCTCCGAGGCGATTTTTGCCGCGCCCAACTGCACCGTCCGCTTCTGTCCCGAGGTCGCGCCCTGCGGCGTACACGTGCGCATGGGGCGAATTCTCGACGGTCTTCCGGCGCACATGGCCGAATGGCCCGACGCGCGCCGGTTCGTAGCCAGCGATGAGCCCGAGCCGGAACTTTCGGACGTCGTAAAAGAGCTCAAGCGCAGCGGCGCCGAGATCCTCGTCAACTACCTGCCGGTGGGATCGGAAGAGGCGACGCGCTTTTACGCGAGCGCGGCGCTCGAGGCCGGCTGCGCGCTGGTCAACAACATGCCCGTCTTCATCGCGAGCGACCCTGCATGGGCCCAGAAATTCGAAGATGCCGGTCTTCCGCTGATCGGCGACGACATCAAGGCCCAACTCGGGGCGACCATCACGCACCGCGCCCTCGTCGATCTTTTTGCCAGGCGCGGCGTGAGCATCGACCGCACCTACCAGCTCAACACCGGGGGCAATACCGACTTCCTCAACATGCTCGACCGCCGCCGCCTCGAGTCGAAGAAGATCTCGAAAACCGAGGCGGTGCAGTCGGTTGCCGCCGACCGGCTCGCCGACGACTGCATCCACATCGGCCCGAGCGACTACGTGCCGTGGCAGAACGACAACAAGGTGTGCTTCCTGCGCATCGAGGGCCGCCTGTTCGGCGACGTGCCGATGAACATCGAGCTGAGGCTCTCGGTCGAGGATTCGCCGAATTCGGCCGGGGTCGCCATCGATGCGATCCGCTGCTGCCGCCTGGCCCTGGACCGCGGCTGGTCCGGAGTGCTCGAAGGCCCGTCCGCGTTCTTCTGCAAGCATCCTCCCCGCCAGCATCCCGACGACGAAGCGTTCCGGCTGACCGAAGCCTTCATCGCCGGCACCGCGGGCGAGCAGGATGCGGCCGAGCCGTCGCCGTCGCCGCGTCTTCGCGCCGCCAAGCTCTGA
- a CDS encoding fatty acid desaturase, with the protein MSTPAPSARRPINWPTVLFIVGTSLGALAWPVYAWNYGVTWSEIIMAVVYFYGCGMSITIGYHRLLSHRTFKAHPFAEAMLLVIGSAAWQGSALEWSVDHIQHHSHIDTEADPYNRRRGFWYSHIGWLLRRESGTQMSRIPPFLKNDRLVMFQDRWYVPIAVFVSFVIPFALCGWGGLLLVGAVRIVALHHTTWFINSWAHTGKQRPYDPQVTAADNGFLALFTFGEGWHNYHHAFPNDYRNGVRAFHWDPTKWAIWTMSKLGMAHDLKRVAPATMWRRRVEALLAWDGCPRTRANLLDGTRSSLERLARRSESRIAELASRVHETAAASQADLLELRRRVRERMDGWKRARDRRSLSRARRIEELVEQVMLYRELLERLSAVPAFQAR; encoded by the coding sequence ATGAGCACCCCCGCCCCGTCCGCCCGCCGCCCCATCAACTGGCCTACCGTACTTTTCATCGTCGGCACCTCGCTCGGTGCGCTCGCCTGGCCGGTCTACGCGTGGAACTACGGTGTGACCTGGTCCGAAATCATCATGGCGGTGGTCTATTTCTACGGATGCGGGATGTCGATCACGATCGGCTACCACCGCCTGCTGTCGCATCGCACGTTCAAGGCCCATCCGTTCGCCGAGGCGATGCTGCTCGTCATTGGTTCGGCGGCCTGGCAGGGCTCGGCGCTGGAATGGTCGGTGGACCACATCCAGCACCACTCCCACATCGACACCGAGGCCGATCCTTACAATCGCCGCCGCGGATTCTGGTACTCGCACATCGGATGGCTGCTGCGCCGCGAGAGCGGCACGCAGATGTCGCGCATCCCTCCGTTCCTCAAGAACGATCGCCTCGTGATGTTCCAGGATCGCTGGTACGTGCCGATCGCCGTCTTCGTCAGCTTCGTGATTCCGTTCGCGCTGTGCGGCTGGGGCGGCCTGCTGCTGGTCGGCGCCGTGCGCATCGTCGCGCTGCACCACACCACGTGGTTCATCAACTCGTGGGCCCACACTGGAAAGCAGCGGCCGTACGACCCTCAGGTAACGGCGGCCGACAACGGCTTTCTCGCGCTGTTCACGTTCGGCGAGGGCTGGCACAACTACCATCACGCGTTCCCGAACGACTATCGCAACGGCGTGCGCGCCTTCCACTGGGATCCGACCAAGTGGGCGATCTGGACGATGTCCAAGCTCGGCATGGCCCACGACCTCAAGCGCGTAGCGCCGGCGACGATGTGGCGCCGGCGCGTCGAGGCACTGCTGGCGTGGGACGGCTGCCCTCGCACCCGCGCAAATCTCCTCGATGGAACCAGGTCGTCGCTCGAGCGCCTGGCCCGCCGCAGCGAGTCGCGCATCGCCGAGCTTGCCTCGCGCGTGCACGAGACCGCCGCCGCTTCCCAGGCCGATCTTCTCGAGCTTCGCCGCCGCGTGCGCGAGCGCATGGACGGATGGAAGCGTGCGCGTGACCGCCGCAGCCTCTCTCGCGCGCGCCGCATCGAGGAGCTGGTCGAGCAGGTGATGCTCTACCGCGAGCTGCTCGAGCGGCTGTCGGCCGTACCGGCCTTCCAGGCCAGGTAG